A genomic window from Flavobacterium sp. I3-2 includes:
- the recN gene encoding DNA repair protein RecN — translation MLIHLSIKNYALIAFSSIDFSNQLSIITGETGAGKSILLDALGLVLGKRADLNALRDKENKCVVEAHFEISNYNLSNFFEENDLDFDATTVLRREILPSGKSRAFVNDSPVTLAVLQELGTFLLDIHSQHQTQDLSNENQQIQILDVIGNNQNLILDYQTELTNYKANKKKLIELQEEQKALSKEQDYNSFLLEELLAADLKLGEQEILESELEKLSNVEFVHEQFEKSTAILSDEQYGVINLLKELKTSLQKVSPIDTAYHELFERVQSAEIELKDVLDEVENQTEKLIKDPVQLELINGKLQQIYALQKKHYVNSIDELLIIQDELNAKVFKVEGLSEAIEKLVQAELIFESKLNDLANQIHQKRMEIIPSLIEEIKAIINPLGMPNANFKFELTPTDKFLSNGKDHIEWLFSANKGTDFGILKKTASGGEMSRIMLAIKAILAKYSNLPTIIFDEIDTGVSGDVANKMGEIMKEMSQNMQVMAITHLPQVASKGHQHFKVSKDHNSDQTVSEIKLLSKEDRIKEIAQMLSGENITDSAISHAKELLN, via the coding sequence TTCTTTTAGATGCTTTAGGATTGGTTCTTGGAAAAAGAGCCGATTTAAACGCTTTGCGTGATAAAGAGAACAAATGCGTTGTTGAAGCTCATTTTGAAATTTCGAATTATAATCTATCCAATTTCTTTGAAGAAAACGATTTAGATTTTGATGCAACTACCGTTTTACGTCGAGAGATTTTACCATCAGGAAAATCGCGTGCTTTTGTAAATGATAGTCCAGTTACTTTGGCTGTTTTGCAAGAATTAGGAACGTTTCTGCTTGATATCCATTCGCAGCATCAAACACAAGATTTATCAAATGAAAATCAACAAATTCAAATTTTAGATGTTATCGGTAATAATCAAAATTTAATTTTAGATTATCAGACCGAATTGACAAATTATAAAGCAAATAAGAAAAAGTTAATCGAACTTCAAGAAGAACAAAAAGCACTTTCTAAAGAACAAGATTACAATTCTTTTTTGTTGGAAGAATTGTTGGCTGCTGATTTAAAGTTGGGTGAACAAGAAATTCTTGAATCTGAATTAGAGAAGTTAAGTAATGTTGAATTTGTTCACGAACAATTCGAAAAATCTACAGCAATTTTATCTGACGAACAATATGGAGTTATTAATTTATTGAAAGAATTAAAAACGTCTTTACAGAAAGTTAGTCCAATTGATACAGCGTATCATGAATTATTTGAACGTGTTCAAAGTGCAGAAATTGAGTTAAAAGATGTTTTAGATGAAGTTGAAAATCAAACTGAAAAATTGATAAAAGACCCAGTTCAATTAGAATTGATAAACGGAAAATTACAGCAAATTTATGCACTTCAGAAAAAGCATTATGTAAATTCAATCGATGAATTATTGATTATTCAAGACGAATTAAATGCAAAAGTTTTCAAAGTGGAAGGCTTGTCTGAAGCTATTGAAAAATTAGTTCAAGCCGAATTGATTTTTGAATCGAAATTAAATGATTTAGCGAATCAAATCCATCAAAAACGAATGGAAATTATTCCTTCATTGATTGAAGAAATTAAAGCGATTATAAATCCGCTTGGAATGCCAAATGCCAATTTTAAATTTGAATTAACTCCAACAGATAAATTTTTATCAAACGGAAAGGACCATATCGAATGGTTGTTTTCTGCTAACAAAGGTACGGATTTCGGAATTTTGAAAAAGACAGCTTCGGGTGGTGAAATGTCGCGAATCATGTTAGCTATAAAAGCAATTTTAGCAAAATATTCAAATCTTCCAACTATTATTTTTGATGAAATTGACACGGGAGTTTCTGGTGATGTTGCTAACAAAATGGGAGAAATCATGAAAGAAATGAGTCAAAATATGCAAGTCATGGCAATTACGCATTTGCCTCAAGTGGCTTCAAAAGGACATCAACATTTCAAAGTTTCTAAAGACCATAATTCAGACCAAACGGTTTCAGAAATCAAATTACTTTCTAAAGAAGACCGGATTAAAGAAATTGCACAAATGCTTTCTGGTGAGAATATTACAGACTCTGCGATTTCACACGCTAAAGAATTATTGAATTAA
- a CDS encoding matrixin family metalloprotease: MKFYILLLIGILFISCGKKQSKVITGETTVLIKQYNGFDASEVDSLSSILQKFYGVKIVIASNQELYPKAFINVKSPRYRADSIIKFQKAALNDSINYVLGLTTKDISTSKKDKSGNVLKPKYKYQDWGIMGLAYCPGNSCIVSSFRLKTKNATIYMDRLKKVTVHEFGHNLGLPHCPNKKCVMTDAVETVSTIDNANLELCKDCKLKLN; encoded by the coding sequence ATGAAGTTTTATATTCTCCTTTTAATCGGAATATTATTTATTAGTTGTGGTAAAAAGCAATCTAAAGTAATTACAGGTGAAACGACGGTTTTAATTAAACAGTACAATGGATTTGATGCTAGTGAAGTCGATTCTCTTTCTTCGATTTTACAAAAATTTTATGGTGTAAAAATCGTAATTGCATCAAATCAAGAACTATATCCAAAAGCTTTTATCAATGTGAAATCGCCTCGTTATAGAGCCGATAGTATTATAAAATTTCAAAAAGCAGCGCTTAATGATTCCATTAACTATGTTCTCGGATTAACTACTAAAGATATTTCGACTTCCAAAAAAGATAAAAGCGGAAATGTTTTAAAACCTAAATATAAGTATCAAGATTGGGGAATTATGGGATTGGCTTATTGTCCTGGAAATAGTTGTATTGTGTCTTCTTTTAGATTGAAAACTAAAAATGCAACGATTTATATGGATAGATTAAAAAAAGTTACTGTTCATGAATTTGGGCATAATTTGGGATTGCCTCATTGTCCAAATAAAAAATGCGTTATGACAGATGCTGTAGAAACTGTGAGCACTATCGATAACGCAAATTTAGAATTATGTAAAGATTGTAAATTAAAACTGAATTAA
- a CDS encoding Asp/Glu racemase, giving the protein MKKIYRIGQIVPSSNVTMETEIPAIFKARETILPEKFTFHSSRMRMKKVTKEELEAMDAMSLKCATELSDAHVDVMGYACLVAIMSMGRGYHCVSEVNLHQETIKNDFPTPIVTSAGALINGLKVLGAKTISVITPYMRPLTDMVVDYIEHQGIKVKESIALEIPDNLEVAAQNPMNLLEIYKQLDLTGIDVLVVSACVQMPSLEAIDLIEKEIGIPVTSAAVCTTYEMMKKLGIEAKAPIGGSLLSGKY; this is encoded by the coding sequence ATGAAAAAAATATATAGAATTGGTCAAATTGTGCCGTCGTCGAATGTAACAATGGAAACCGAAATTCCGGCAATCTTTAAGGCAAGAGAAACGATTTTGCCTGAAAAATTTACGTTTCATTCGAGTAGAATGCGAATGAAAAAAGTTACGAAAGAAGAATTGGAAGCGATGGACGCGATGAGTTTAAAATGCGCTACCGAATTATCAGACGCTCACGTCGATGTTATGGGATACGCTTGTTTGGTTGCGATTATGAGCATGGGGCGCGGCTATCATTGTGTTTCTGAAGTCAACTTGCATCAAGAAACGATTAAAAACGACTTCCCTACTCCGATTGTAACTTCTGCGGGTGCTTTGATTAACGGTTTGAAGGTTTTAGGAGCAAAAACTATTTCGGTAATTACACCGTATATGCGTCCTTTGACGGACATGGTTGTCGATTATATCGAACATCAAGGCATTAAAGTTAAGGAAAGTATTGCTTTAGAAATTCCGGATAATTTAGAAGTTGCTGCTCAAAATCCGATGAATCTTTTAGAGATTTACAAACAATTAGATTTAACAGGAATTGATGTTTTGGTCGTTTCGGCTTGTGTGCAAATGCCTTCGTTGGAAGCGATTGATTTAATCGAAAAAGAGATTGGAATTCCGGTTACATCGGCAGCCGTTTGTACAACTTACGAAATGATGAAAAAATTAGGTATTGAAGCTAAAGCTCCAATTGGTGGAAGTTTATTAAGCGGAAAATATTAA
- a CDS encoding fumarylacetoacetate hydrolase family protein, with product MKLLTYLTSDNEPRAAFIHNNKAVDLEDFGELTNFPLPDNLLELIDMGIEVINEIHSLLEDVSENDLNEISYDFNDIQITAPIPKPRKNIIGIGLNYTEHVAESARTLDTTGKLPQKPIIFSKPPTTVTGPNTDVLLNANLTQQLDWEVELAVVIGKKGKYVAKENALDYVFGYTIINDISARDCRREGQWIVSKGQDTFAPMGPFLITKDEIENPHNLNLSLKLNGVEKQNSNTQFMLFNVNDLIEDLSIVFTLEPGDIIATGTPAGVGAGRNPQEWMKDGDVMECYVEGIGTLINTVKEI from the coding sequence ATGAAACTATTAACTTATTTAACTTCAGATAACGAACCAAGAGCGGCTTTTATTCACAACAATAAAGCGGTAGATTTAGAAGATTTTGGAGAATTAACTAATTTTCCATTGCCTGATAATTTATTAGAATTAATTGATATGGGAATCGAGGTAATTAATGAAATCCATTCGTTACTTGAAGACGTTTCTGAAAATGATTTAAACGAAATTAGCTACGATTTTAACGACATTCAAATCACGGCGCCAATTCCAAAACCAAGAAAAAACATCATCGGAATTGGATTAAATTACACAGAACACGTTGCTGAAAGTGCAAGAACTTTAGATACAACAGGAAAATTACCTCAAAAACCAATCATTTTTTCAAAACCACCAACTACCGTTACAGGTCCTAATACAGACGTTTTATTAAATGCTAACTTAACCCAACAATTAGATTGGGAAGTTGAATTGGCTGTTGTAATTGGTAAAAAAGGAAAATATGTAGCTAAAGAAAATGCGTTGGATTATGTTTTCGGTTATACAATTATCAACGACATTTCGGCTCGAGATTGTCGTAGAGAAGGCCAATGGATTGTTTCTAAAGGGCAAGATACTTTTGCACCGATGGGACCTTTTTTAATCACTAAAGACGAGATTGAAAATCCGCATAACTTAAATCTATCATTGAAATTAAACGGAGTTGAAAAACAAAATTCGAACACGCAATTTATGTTATTTAATGTTAATGATTTGATTGAAGATTTGAGCATTGTTTTTACTCTTGAACCTGGTGATATCATCGCAACAGGAACTCCAGCCGGAGTTGGTGCCGGAAGAAATCCACAAGAATGGATGAAAGATGGCGATGTGATGGAATGTTATGTTGAAGGCATTGGAACATTAATTAATACGGTAAAAGAAATATAA
- a CDS encoding retropepsin-like aspartic protease → MKNRFLYFLFIFICSIHIFYGQGLKDNKGKISQTNYFEEINFEIVHDKIVVPIIIGNETYRFMLDTGAPNLISEQVANKVGLKKIETISVKDANNNVGNLKIGILNTIQLGNLTSENNTVLIQDINEHPLLKCYKIDGLLGSNFFKNAALKISVKQQKIWITDKVKNLNLKVESSKLKLVGDQMSPYIKIDFLNDENHKGTEELMIDTGMGGFYEISNRAFNILKNDNFFKILATANGTGSVGLFGAGKSETQYLLQTNYFKINDTQFTNVITNTSEDGNSRIGFDVLKYGDMTLDFKNKKFYFEADSKITLKEPAPIYVPTMLNNQFVVGFVWDETYHNQMQYGDEIISVGPYKIDEIELCKILELKEFRQNNPTHEIEIKSKDNQIKKIKITPKQ, encoded by the coding sequence ATGAAAAACAGATTTTTATACTTTTTATTTATTTTTATTTGTTCGATTCATATTTTTTATGGACAGGGACTAAAAGATAACAAAGGAAAAATTAGTCAAACCAATTATTTTGAGGAGATAAATTTTGAAATTGTTCATGATAAAATTGTTGTTCCTATTATAATTGGTAATGAAACTTATCGATTTATGTTAGATACAGGTGCGCCCAATTTAATTTCTGAACAAGTTGCAAATAAAGTTGGTCTAAAAAAAATAGAAACAATTTCTGTTAAAGACGCTAATAACAATGTAGGAAATCTAAAAATCGGAATTCTAAATACTATACAATTAGGTAATTTAACATCAGAAAATAATACGGTTTTAATTCAAGATATAAACGAACATCCATTATTAAAATGTTATAAGATTGATGGTTTACTTGGAAGCAATTTCTTTAAAAATGCTGCATTAAAAATCAGTGTAAAACAACAAAAAATTTGGATTACTGATAAAGTTAAAAATCTGAACTTAAAAGTTGAATCTTCAAAATTAAAATTGGTTGGAGACCAAATGTCGCCTTATATAAAAATCGATTTTTTAAACGACGAAAATCACAAAGGAACAGAAGAATTAATGATTGACACCGGAATGGGCGGTTTTTATGAAATATCAAATCGAGCATTTAATATATTAAAAAACGATAACTTTTTTAAAATTTTAGCAACTGCAAACGGAACTGGAAGTGTTGGTTTGTTTGGTGCAGGAAAAAGTGAAACACAATATTTGCTTCAAACCAACTATTTTAAAATTAATGACACACAATTTACAAACGTTATTACCAACACATCCGAAGACGGAAATTCAAGAATTGGATTTGATGTTTTAAAATATGGAGATATGACACTTGATTTCAAAAATAAAAAGTTTTATTTCGAAGCCGATTCCAAAATCACATTGAAAGAACCTGCTCCGATTTATGTTCCAACGATGTTAAATAACCAATTTGTTGTTGGATTTGTTTGGGATGAAACTTATCACAATCAAATGCAATATGGCGATGAAATTATCAGCGTTGGTCCATATAAAATAGATGAAATCGAATTGTGTAAAATTTTAGAATTAAAAGAATTTCGTCAAAATAATCCGACACACGAAATAGAAATCAAATCAAAAGACAATCAAATTAAAAAAATAAAAATAACACCAAAACAATGA
- a CDS encoding cupin domain-containing protein, producing the protein MNEQFSDDIYGRARVQVTPELEAYYKELETLGAGALWTVANDIEPWEPKSKSIPMFWKYESLRHLVLKSSELVTPEQAGRRVVYLVNDNRKDVSAAVGWLYTGIQVTRPGEFTSAHRHKASALRFIMEGEGGYTVVDGNKIILEVNDFVITPNSTWHEHGVDANGKTCIWQDGLDIPLVNALEANDYAVLEGTQELAAPINYSPMTYGGTGLIPPDKEWDKPYSPLFKYSWKVVYPALLEAEKVNEPNPFDGIIMKYTNPMNGDHVMQTMGASIQLLPKGFKGKAHKHTGSIVYQCAKGKGFTIINGKRFDWKERDIFCVPSWAWHEHHNLSETEDACLFSFNDLPVIEKLGLYQERIFEENDGHQIME; encoded by the coding sequence ATGAACGAACAATTTTCAGACGATATTTACGGAAGAGCACGTGTTCAAGTCACACCAGAACTCGAAGCTTATTATAAAGAATTAGAAACTTTAGGCGCTGGGGCACTTTGGACGGTTGCCAACGATATTGAACCTTGGGAACCAAAAAGTAAATCAATTCCGATGTTTTGGAAATACGAATCATTACGACATTTAGTATTGAAATCTTCCGAATTGGTAACTCCTGAACAAGCAGGTCGTCGCGTGGTTTATTTGGTTAATGATAATCGTAAAGATGTTAGTGCAGCCGTGGGTTGGTTGTACACTGGAATTCAAGTTACACGTCCGGGAGAATTTACTTCGGCACATCGTCATAAAGCTTCAGCTTTGCGTTTTATTATGGAAGGCGAAGGCGGTTACACGGTTGTTGACGGAAACAAAATCATACTAGAAGTAAATGATTTTGTGATTACACCGAATTCCACTTGGCACGAACATGGCGTTGACGCAAACGGAAAAACGTGTATTTGGCAAGATGGTTTGGATATTCCGTTAGTGAATGCATTAGAAGCAAATGATTATGCGGTTTTAGAAGGAACTCAAGAATTGGCTGCTCCGATTAATTATTCTCCAATGACTTACGGCGGAACAGGATTGATTCCACCTGATAAAGAATGGGACAAACCGTATTCGCCATTATTCAAATATTCTTGGAAAGTGGTTTATCCTGCTTTGTTAGAAGCTGAAAAAGTTAATGAACCGAATCCGTTTGATGGAATTATTATGAAATATACCAATCCAATGAATGGCGACCATGTGATGCAAACGATGGGTGCTTCGATTCAATTACTTCCAAAAGGATTTAAAGGAAAAGCACACAAACACACAGGTTCAATTGTCTATCAATGTGCCAAAGGAAAAGGTTTTACTATTATCAACGGAAAACGTTTTGATTGGAAAGAACGTGATATTTTCTGTGTTCCGTCTTGGGCTTGGCACGAACATCACAATCTTTCTGAAACAGAAGATGCGTGTTTGTTTTCGTTTAACGATTTACCAGTTATTGAAAAATTAGGTCTTTATCAAGAACGTATTTTTGAAGAAAATGATGGACATCAAATAATGGAATAA
- a CDS encoding carbon-nitrogen hydrolase family protein — MITFKKFKAATVQTAPVFLNVEKTIEKAISFIKEAHENGAKLIAFPEVFISGYPYWNWIMTPVQGSKWYEELYKNSVAVTDVAMQALYKAANEFDMTVVIGINERGDSYGEIYNTNLIITNKGELIGKHRKLVPTWAEKLTWTSGDGSSLKVYDTEVGPLGTLACGENTNTLARFTLLAQGELIHIANYISLPVAPPDYDMAEAIKIRAAAHSFEGKLFTIVSCSTISQEIMDALKNDVPNVEELLSRKSSAFSGFIGPNGAVIGEPLIDTEGMVYAEIDLSKCIQPKQMHDILGHYNRFDIFDLRVNVAPTKKITFVNSNEE, encoded by the coding sequence ATGATAACATTTAAAAAATTTAAAGCCGCAACGGTTCAAACAGCACCCGTTTTTTTGAATGTTGAAAAAACAATTGAAAAAGCTATTTCATTCATCAAAGAAGCACATGAAAATGGAGCGAAATTAATTGCTTTTCCTGAAGTTTTTATTTCGGGATATCCGTATTGGAATTGGATTATGACTCCAGTTCAAGGAAGCAAATGGTATGAAGAATTATATAAAAATTCGGTTGCTGTAACTGATGTTGCCATGCAAGCTTTATACAAAGCTGCCAATGAATTCGATATGACGGTCGTAATCGGAATCAACGAACGTGGTGACAGTTATGGCGAAATTTATAATACCAATTTAATTATTACTAACAAAGGAGAATTAATTGGAAAACACCGAAAATTGGTACCTACTTGGGCAGAAAAATTAACATGGACTTCTGGTGATGGTTCTTCATTAAAAGTTTACGATACAGAAGTTGGTCCTTTGGGAACTTTGGCTTGTGGCGAAAACACGAACACTTTAGCGAGATTTACATTGTTAGCTCAAGGCGAATTGATTCATATTGCCAATTACATTTCGTTGCCTGTTGCTCCGCCAGATTATGACATGGCAGAAGCAATTAAAATTAGAGCAGCAGCACATTCTTTCGAAGGAAAATTATTTACGATTGTTTCTTGTTCAACCATTTCGCAAGAAATCATGGATGCTTTAAAAAATGACGTTCCGAATGTTGAAGAATTATTATCAAGAAAAAGTAGCGCTTTCTCAGGCTTTATCGGACCAAACGGAGCTGTCATTGGCGAACCTTTAATCGATACCGAAGGAATGGTTTATGCAGAGATTGATTTATCAAAATGCATTCAACCGAAACAAATGCACGATATTTTAGGTCATTACAACCGTTTCGATATTTTTGATTTACGTGTGAATGTAGCTCCGACTAAGAAAATAACGTTTGTGAATTCGAACGAAGAATAA
- a CDS encoding four helix bundle protein — protein sequence MKEDNIIQSKSYAFAVRIVKVYQYLSSEKKEFVLSKQLLRCGTSIGANVEEAIGGQSSKDFFAKLTIAYKEARETHYWIRLLKDTHFLSLEQSESLLNDVTEILKIIGSIQKTIRNKS from the coding sequence ATGAAAGAAGACAATATAATTCAATCAAAAAGTTATGCTTTTGCAGTAAGAATTGTAAAAGTCTATCAATATTTATCATCCGAAAAAAAAGAATTTGTTTTAAGTAAACAATTGTTAAGATGCGGAACATCAATAGGTGCAAATGTTGAAGAAGCAATCGGAGGTCAATCAAGTAAAGACTTTTTCGCAAAATTAACAATAGCTTACAAAGAAGCTAGAGAAACACATTATTGGATAAGACTGTTAAAAGATACTCATTTTTTATCCCTAGAACAGAGTGAAAGTTTATTAAATGATGTAACTGAAATTTTAAAAATAATTGGTTCTATTCAAAAAACAATACGCAACAAATCGTAA
- a CDS encoding acyl-CoA thioesterase gives MNYFIKEEQIRFRHTDFAGIVFYPRFLEMLNDLVEDWFDEALERPFSKIHETNGIPTVDLKVQFKNAARIGEVLTKKLWVKELKNSSVICGFHFINQDDKMVLEGEVTLVNVVISEDRKSIKSEAFNEETAKRITNYKL, from the coding sequence ATGAACTATTTTATAAAAGAAGAACAAATACGTTTTAGACATACCGATTTCGCAGGAATTGTTTTTTATCCGCGTTTTTTAGAAATGTTAAATGATTTGGTTGAAGATTGGTTTGACGAAGCTTTAGAACGTCCTTTTTCGAAAATTCACGAAACCAATGGCATCCCAACGGTTGATTTAAAAGTTCAATTTAAAAATGCTGCCCGAATTGGAGAAGTCTTAACCAAAAAACTTTGGGTTAAAGAACTAAAAAACTCGTCTGTAATCTGTGGTTTTCATTTCATCAATCAAGACGATAAAATGGTTTTAGAAGGAGAAGTTACTTTAGTAAATGTGGTTATTTCAGAAGATAGGAAAAGTATTAAATCTGAAGCCTTTAACGAAGAAACTGCTAAAAGAATTACGAATTACAAATTATAA
- a CDS encoding AMP-binding protein: MEDNFVTYHLPDLEFQPQYPFLDLPQFQHPDDLNCVEKLLDEHCKNGFGNRKCIITDSSVWTYQDVLEKANQIAHILVDNFNLKSGNRVLLRSCNNPMMVACWFAIIKAGGIVVATMPLLRAKELETMVECAEISHIISDILLAEEVQLIKSNLVKEKIFFGNSDFESLMATKPKTFENYKSKANDIALIGFTSGTTGNPKMTAQYHKDVLNICEAFPNFSLQPTANDIFTGTPPIGFTFGLGGLVLFPMYFGASTVLIEKPNPDVLLATIEKYKVTICFTAPTAWRILTEKSKDYDISSLRKCVSAGETLPLKVWEDWYEKTGLKIIDGIGATEMLHIFISSNEEHFKAGSTGIPITGYEAIIVDENGNPAETNIPGRLAVRGITGCKYLNRIEKQQEYVQNGWNITGDIFKQDADGYFWFIARGDDMIISSGYNIAAIEVESVLLMHEAILECAVVGIPDQERGMLVCANIILKDKNLATETFKIQLQNWFKENAAPYKYPRIINFLDYLPKTETGKIQRFKLKQN, translated from the coding sequence ATGGAAGATAATTTCGTTACCTATCATTTACCCGATTTAGAGTTTCAACCGCAATATCCATTTTTGGATTTACCGCAATTTCAACATCCTGATGATTTAAATTGTGTAGAAAAACTTTTAGACGAACATTGCAAAAATGGTTTCGGAAATCGCAAATGTATAATTACCGATTCGAGCGTTTGGACGTATCAAGATGTACTTGAAAAAGCGAATCAGATTGCGCATATTTTAGTTGATAATTTCAATCTTAAATCAGGAAATCGCGTGTTATTGCGTTCTTGTAACAACCCGATGATGGTGGCTTGTTGGTTTGCAATTATTAAAGCCGGTGGAATTGTTGTTGCAACCATGCCGTTGCTTCGAGCAAAAGAATTAGAAACGATGGTTGAATGCGCAGAAATTTCGCACATCATTTCAGATATTCTTTTGGCTGAAGAAGTGCAACTTATCAAAAGTAATTTAGTTAAAGAAAAGATATTTTTCGGAAATTCTGATTTCGAATCGTTAATGGCAACTAAACCAAAAACTTTCGAAAACTATAAATCAAAAGCCAATGATATTGCGTTAATCGGATTTACATCTGGCACAACAGGAAACCCAAAAATGACGGCGCAGTATCATAAAGATGTTTTGAATATTTGTGAAGCTTTTCCGAATTTCTCATTACAACCAACAGCAAATGACATTTTTACAGGAACACCTCCTATCGGATTTACTTTTGGTTTGGGCGGATTGGTTTTGTTTCCGATGTATTTTGGTGCAAGTACGGTTTTAATTGAAAAACCAAATCCGGATGTTTTATTGGCAACCATCGAAAAATATAAAGTTACTATTTGTTTTACAGCTCCAACAGCTTGGCGCATCTTGACAGAAAAATCTAAAGATTATGATATTTCGAGTTTACGAAAATGCGTATCGGCAGGTGAAACCTTACCATTAAAAGTTTGGGAAGATTGGTATGAAAAAACCGGCTTAAAAATCATTGACGGAATTGGTGCGACAGAAATGCTACATATTTTTATTTCGTCAAACGAAGAACATTTTAAAGCGGGTTCCACAGGAATTCCGATTACTGGTTATGAAGCTATCATTGTTGATGAAAATGGAAACCCAGCCGAAACTAATATTCCTGGAAGATTAGCTGTTCGTGGAATTACAGGTTGCAAATATTTAAATCGAATCGAAAAGCAACAAGAATACGTACAAAACGGTTGGAATATTACAGGTGATATTTTTAAACAAGATGCTGATGGTTATTTTTGGTTTATTGCCAGAGGTGACGATATGATTATTTCTTCTGGTTATAATATTGCAGCTATTGAAGTTGAAAGTGTTTTACTGATGCACGAAGCTATTTTAGAATGTGCCGTTGTAGGAATTCCTGACCAAGAAAGAGGGATGTTGGTTTGCGCGAATATCATTTTAAAAGATAAAAACTTAGCTACTGAAACTTTCAAAATACAACTTCAAAATTGGTTTAAAGAAAATGCAGCTCCATATAAATATCCAAGAATTATCAACTTTTTAGATTATCTTCCGAAAACAGAAACAGGAAAAATTCAGAGATTTAAATTAAAACAAAACTAA